A window of Chanos chanos chromosome 15, fChaCha1.1, whole genome shotgun sequence genomic DNA:
aatggatagagagacagtatatctgtagtaaaggggagagagacagtatgtctgtagtaaaggggagagagacagtatatctgtagtaaaggggagagagacagtatatctgtagtaaaggggagagagacagtatgtctgtagtaaaggggagagagacagtatatctgtagtaaaggggagaatggatagagagacagtatatctgtagtaaaggggagagagacagtatatctgtagtaaaggggagaggaGATTCTCCTGGTGTTGAGGTTTGAAACAGAAAAGTCCCAGTGAAATGATTACTGTCGTTGGGCCATTAAAGCTCTAAAAACACTCTTGATGAATCAGTAAATAATTGTTTTGCACATAGTAAAACTGTGGTTTTGATTGGCAGGTTTATGCCACCTGACGACCCGTTGGGGAGACACGGGCCCAGTTTGGAGAACTTCCTGCGGAAGCGTCCTGTGGTACCAGAACATAAAAAACAGCCGTGTCCTTACGGTCAGTACACCTACAGAATCATTGTGTGACTGATCCACACCACTGGTTACGGTCAGTACACCTACAGAACCACCGTGTGACTGATTCACACCACTGGTTACGGTCAGTACACCTACAGAACCACCGTGTGTGACTGATCCACACCACTGGTTACGGTCAGTACACCTACAGAACCACCGTGTGTGACTGATCCACACCACTGGTTACGGTCAGTACACCTACAGAACCACCGTGTGTGACTGATCCACACCACTGGTTACGGTCAGTACACCTACAGAACCACCGTGTCACTGATTCACACCACTGGTTACGGTCAGTACACCTACAGGACCACCGTGTGTGACTGATCCACACCACTGGTTACGGTCAGTACACCTACAGAACCACCGTGTGTGACTGATCCACACCACTGGTTACGGTCAGTACACCTACAGAACCACCGTGTGTGACTGATCCACACCACTGGTTACGGTCAGTACACCTACAGAACCACCGTGTGTGACTGATCCACACCACTGGTTATGGTCAGTACACCTACAGAACCACCGTGTGTGACTGATCCACACCACTGGTTACGGTCAGTACACCTACAGAACCACCGTGTGTGACTGATCCACACCACTGGTTATGGTCAGTACACCTACAGAACCACCGTGTGTGACTGATCCACACCACTGGTTACGGTCAGTACACCTACAGAACCACCGTGTGTGACTGATCCACACCACTGGTTACGGTCAGTACACCTACAGAACCACCGTGTGTGACTGATCCACACCACTGGTTACGGTCAGTACACCTACAGAACCACCGTGTGTGACTGATCCACACCACTGGTTACGGTCAGTACACCTACAGGACCACCGTGTGTGACTGATCCACACCACTGGTTACGGTCAGTACACCTACAGAACCACCGTGTGTCACTGATTCACACCACTGGTTACGGTCAGTACACCTACAGAACCACCGTGTGTGACTGATCCACACCACTGGTTACGGTCAGTACACCTACAGAACCACCGTGTGTGACTGATCCACACCACTGGTTACGGTCAGTACACCTACAGAACCACCGTGTGTCACTGATGCACACCACTGGTTACGGTCAGTACACCTACAGAACCACCGTGTGTGACTGATCCACACCACTGGTTACGGTCAGTACACCTACAGAACCACCGTGTGTGACTGATTCACTCCATTAACACCCAGTGCTACActgttttgtggttttgcttTTCCATGAGGTTGTGTTTGAAAGGAGATTCAGGTGTGAGAAGTGAACATGTAGAAAATGGCAACACAGTTTGTCCATGGTTCTGCCATATTAGGATCTTATAAGTACTTTTTTAACTGACTCCTCAGCTGTGTCATACAaggcaggtgagtgtgtgagtatgtgtgtgagtgagtgtgtgagtgtgttagtgtgtgagggtgtgtatgtgtgtgtgggtgtcggTGTTGTCAGTGCATGGGTAAAAGAGTGATGTGGTGGGAGGAATCCTTGGTCACTGCTGTTGGGTTTGGTCACGGTAAAAGACCTGTCAGTATGAATGAAGCTGGTTGGTGTGACATGGGTAAAATCAGAAGAAACCAAACTGCGGAAATATAAGACATGTCCAGATGAACAGTTTGGCACTTCATTAATGTGAAGAAATGCACAGAGAAGAACGGAGTGTAAAGGAGTGTATGGTGTTCTATGTCCTATAATGAATCCTGTGTCATCTCTGatacacctacagctctgatacacctacagctctgacacacctacagctctgacacacctacagctctgacacacctacagcaataacacacctacagctctgacacacacacagctctatcacacctacagctctaacacacacacagctctgacacacctacagctctgacacacctacagctctgacacacctacagctctaacacacctacagctctgacacacccacagctctgacacacctacagctctaacacacctacagctctgacacacacacagctctgacacacctacagctctgacacacctacagctctgacacacctacagctctgacacacctacagctctaacacacacacagctctgacacacctacagctctgacacacacacagctctgacacacctacagctctgacacacccacagctctgacacacctacagctctgacacacctacagctctgacacacctacagcaataacacacctacagctctaacacacacacagctctgacactcctacagctctaacacacacacagctctgacacacctacagctctgacacacacacagctctgacacacctactgctctaacacacacacagctctgacacacctacagctctgacacacacacagctctaacacacacacagctctgacacacctacagctctgacacacctacagctctgacacacacacagctctaacacacacacagctctgacacacctacagctctgacacacacacagctctgacacacctacagctctgacacacctacagctctgacacacacacagctctgacacacacctacagctctgacacacctacagctctgacacacacacagctctgacacacctacagctctaacacacacacagctctgacacacctacagctctgacacacctacagctctgacacacacacagctctaacacacacacagctctgacacacctacagctctatcacacctacagctctgacacacccacagctctgacacacctgcagctctaacacacacacagctctgacacacctacagctctgacacacctacagctctgacacacacacagctctaacacacacacagctctgacacacctacagctctatcacacctacagctctgacacacccacagctctgacacacctgcagctctaacacacacacagctctgacacacctacagctctgacacacctacagctctgacacacctacagctctgacacacctacagctctgacacacctacagctctcacacacacacagctctgacacacctacagctctgacacacctacagctctcacacacacacagctctgacacacacacagctctgacacacctacagctctaacacacccacagctctgacacacacacagctctgacacacctacagctctgacacacctacagctctgacacacacacagctctgacacacacacagctctgacacacacacagctctgacacacctacagctctgacacacccacagctctgacacacctacagctctgacacacccacagctctaacacacctacagctctcacacacacacagctctgacacacctacagctctgacacacacacagctctgacacacctacagctctgacacacacacagctctaacacacctacagctctgacacacctacagctctgacacacctacagctctgacacacctacagctctgacacacacacagctctaacacacacacagctctgacacacctacagctctaacacacctacagctctcacacacacacagctctgacacacctacagctctgacacacctacagctctaacacacctacagctctcacacacacacagctctgacacacacctacagctctgacacacacacagctctgacacacctacagctctgacacacctacagctctgacacacctacagctctaacacacacacagctctgacacacctacagctctgacacacacacagctctaacacacacacagctctgacacacctacagctctatcacacctacagctctgacacacccacagctctgacacacacagctctgacacacctacagctctgacacacctacagctctgacacacctacagctctgacacacctacagctctgacacacacacagctctgacacacacacagctctgacacacctacagctctgacacacacacagctctgacacacctacagctctgacacacacacagctctgacacacctacagctctgacacacacacagctctaacacacacacagctctgacacacctacagctctatcacacctacagctctgacacacccacagctctgacacacacacagctctgacacacctacagctctgacacacctacagctctgacacacctacagctctgacacacacacagctctgacacacacctacagctctgacacacctacagctctgacacacacctacagctctgacacacacctacagctctgacacacacacagctctatcacacctacagctctgacacacctacagctctgacacacctacaactctaacacacacacagctctgacacacctacagctctgacacacacctacagctctgacacacctacagctctgacacacctacagctctgacacacacacacagctctgacacacctacagctctgacacacacacagctctgacacacctacagctctaacacacacacagctctgacacacctacagctctgacacacacacagctctaacacacacacagctctgacacacctacagctctgacacacctacagctctgacacacacacagctctgacacacctacagctctgacacacctacagctctgacacacctacagctctgacacacctacagctctgacacacacacagctctaacacacacacacagctctgacacacctacagctctgacacacctacagctctgacacacacacagctctgacacacctacagctctgacacacctacagctcttaCAGGCCTGCAGCTCTAACAGGCCTGCAGCTCTAACAGGCCTGCAGCTCTAACTCCTGCTTAAACTGATGGTGCGCATGACAATTGTCTGATTGGTTTAATCAGGATTGTGAGTAGGGAGAGATCTGACATGTGTCATGTCTCCAGGAGTATCAGTGGTTTGTGTAACACTGATTAGTGTACCAACGGTTTGTGTAGCACTGGTCTATGTAACACTGATTTGCATAACACTGgtttacataaatattttgGCTGGTGAGATCAGAGTAAATGCTGGTgtcattgaaatgtttttttggctTAGTAGTGGTAAAGACATGATGAATGACATTGgtcttcctctgtgtctttataGGGAAGAAGTGCACGTATGGCCACAAGTGTAAGTACTACCATCCTGAACGAGCCAATCAGCCGCAGCGGTCGGTGGCAGATGAGCTGCGAGCCTTTGCCAAACTTTCTGCCGTGAAGACGATGAGTGAGGGCGCGCTGGCCAAATGTGGCACCTCATCGAGCTCTGCCAAGGGAGACGTCAGTTCGGAGGCCAAACGCGTCGCCCCCAAACGCCAGTCGGACCCCAGCATCCGTTCAGTGGCATGTGAGCAGGAGGAGAGGCTGTGTCAAGCGCGGAAGGCGGAGGCAAACTCCGTGCCCTCGCTCGTGTCCGCTCTCAGCGTGCCGACCATGCCGCCGCCCAAGAGCCACGCGGCAGGCGCCCTCAACACGCGCTCGGCCAGCAGTCCCGTGCCCGGCTCCATGCACTTCACCCACAGCTCTCTGGAGCACGCGGGCAGCGTTCAGTACCCTCCGATTCTCGTCACCAACAGCCAGGGCGCGTCTGTGGCTTACGGCGAACCCTTCCCGAAATATGACTCCGTCAGTGACCACGGGTACTACTCCATGCTCAGCGACTTCTCCACCCTCAGCCTTGGCAGCATGCAGGGCTTGGACAGCTTCTGCAGTCTGGAGCAGGCTGAACCGACTCCCTATGGCGCTCGCACTGCCAGCCTGTGCCCAGAACCAGGACGGAGCCACTCCTCAGATTCCTTCTCTTCGTATGGAGGTGAACTCTACCTTAGCTCCATGGAAGGTAGCCTGGATGACAGCCTGAAGGGACCTGCGCAGCCGCAGTCGCCTGCGCAGACACGCCTGCAGGCCTTTGTGCACGGCTTCCATCACGAAGCACTGACGCGCGTACAGAGTTATGGTTCCGATGAGCCAAAACCGGGCCCCCGAAAACAGTCCTCTGCCCATCTGGTGCCTCACTCGCAGCACCCAGTGGTGGGGGCTCGCTCCAGTTGCCCCGGTGACTACCCCCCACTGCCCCAAAACATTTTACCGTCGTCAGGGCCGGCCCAGCCGGGCCGGTCGCTCGGCATGACTCGCATGGACAGCATCTCGGACTCCCGGCTGTACGAGAGCAACCCTCTGCGTCAGCGCCGGCCGCCGCTGTGCCGGGAGCAGCACGCCAGCTGGGACCCGCTGCCCTGCGCCGGCGAGCCGTACGGCTACGGTGGTTACGGGCTGACCGGAGGCCTCATGCCCTGCTGTGAGAGAGTGATGGTGCGTAGCATGCCTGAAAAAATGGAGCAGATTTGGAGGTCGCCGTGGGACCCCCCCTCGCTGCAGGCTGCGTCGGCCGACGAACGGCACCCGATCCCAGAACACCAGTACCAAACTTACCGCAACCTCTGCAACATCTTCCCTGCCAATGTGGTCCACTCAGTGATGGAGAAGAACCCACACATGACCGATCCCCAGCAGCTGGCTGCAGTCATCGTGACCAAACTCAGGTCATGCCACTGAAGGCATGGTCAGAGTTTGGTCAGAAAACCAGTGCAGGGCAGAGCAGGAATTAGAGAGGCGGTCGACTGGAAACCGTTGCAGGTCATTTAGGTTTGGGAAGAGttggaaaggaaaaaacaactttttataTTGTTCAAACGAGGAGACATTTGACTGTCTCAGAGTGCTGCTTGTGGAGCTAGTGAAACTAGAGAATACACCAACTACACTAAACATTCACACTAGTGAAACTGCGGCAGTAATGAGAGAATACACCAACTACACTAAACATTGGTTGCCAGTAACTTTGCTGCCTTTAATGAACATTAATGAATGGTTATTTCATGATTGTGAGCATGACTAGTGTTGACCACTGCATTAGAGAGAATTTGAGTCTTTAGTGAAGCCATGTGAGCACTTTGTCTCACTGGATGTTTAGCACAAACTCTCTAGTCCAGCGTCATGACGAAACCAGAGTCTGGCTACGCAGAAACCCTGA
This region includes:
- the zc3h12b gene encoding probable ribonuclease ZC3H12B — translated: MVLELTVPASAGPLLQRSIPHIERVFRVRVSCSSAESNCDNTNATNSSLSITVNIQDGEEDDCAKAKEYIVSLIVPVHRHRERLTLWLQRRLHSLRAAIEYESCAVLQVREHALELQGGVAQVTSACAMLQRLKMQRRGCGQPETPTPAPGPDSPEEEEDDDEGEEEEGSSSESEGEGRAHCGSTEGGVNAASGGGVRRRDPLMATKPHRQLCRSPCLDRPSFSQSSTLQELQRGDEPQTHPQPHAGPAQPRGEPHTGHAHQTGDREYQTKMDFALKLGYSGEQVESVLSKLGSSALINDVLAELVRLGNKGELEGQVCMGTASLVPRGAGLKEAVSPEASLEEETPDSYDNLRPIVIDGSNVAMSHGNKEVFSCLGIQLAVDWFLEKGHKDITVFVPAWRKEQSRPDAPITDQEILRKLEKEKILVFTPSRRVQGRRVVCYDDRFIVKLACDSDGIIVSNDNYRDLQNEKPEWKKFIEERLLMYSFVNDKFMPPDDPLGRHGPSLENFLRKRPVVPEHKKQPCPYGKKCTYGHKCKYYHPERANQPQRSVADELRAFAKLSAVKTMSEGALAKCGTSSSSAKGDVSSEAKRVAPKRQSDPSIRSVACEQEERLCQARKAEANSVPSLVSALSVPTMPPPKSHAAGALNTRSASSPVPGSMHFTHSSLEHAGSVQYPPILVTNSQGASVAYGEPFPKYDSVSDHGYYSMLSDFSTLSLGSMQGLDSFCSLEQAEPTPYGARTASLCPEPGRSHSSDSFSSYGGELYLSSMEGSLDDSLKGPAQPQSPAQTRLQAFVHGFHHEALTRVQSYGSDEPKPGPRKQSSAHLVPHSQHPVVGARSSCPGDYPPLPQNILPSSGPAQPGRSLGMTRMDSISDSRLYESNPLRQRRPPLCREQHASWDPLPCAGEPYGYGGYGLTGGLMPCCERVMVRSMPEKMEQIWRSPWDPPSLQAASADERHPIPEHQYQTYRNLCNIFPANVVHSVMEKNPHMTDPQQLAAVIVTKLRSCH